In Bactrocera neohumeralis isolate Rockhampton chromosome 5, APGP_CSIRO_Bneo_wtdbg2-racon-allhic-juicebox.fasta_v2, whole genome shotgun sequence, the genomic window CTTTAGAATAATTGGTTAAGGTTTTTTTTCGACTGGCTCATTGAGCTTTCCAGTACCTCTTTGAGATACTGAGTTTTGAATTGAAACTTCTAGAGGTATAGAAGTAGTCGCGTCTCAATCAGCTAAGGCTTAGACATACGCAGCGGCCATACTCTAATGTTTCATCATCCTCTTCTGTTTCATTACGCTAAACTTTCTACCGATACTACCTTACCTAGTATTTGATAGGTGTGATCTAAGGGTTAGCTGTTCTAACTGTTCACTGCTGACCACTCTCATGTTTATAAGTTCCCGCTTGCCTAAAACTGGGCGCCTTTTAACATgcccaccatcaacactacCACCATAGAATGTTAACTAGTTAAGCGTATGTTAACAAAATTTCATTAGCATCCGCTGTTATTTTGAATGATGGTCTCTGTTCGGCCTCGGTTGTCAAGTGTTATTTGGACTGCAGTTAAGACTAACTGTGGTattaggtatgtacatatataagtgtagatacgtttaaaattttatttaaataagctcgtcaaatatttaattatctgTTCGTTTCAGTAGCTTTTTGACTATCTACTTTTTGTTGACAATAATTAGGTAAATATTAGCAGAGTCTAgcgtttgtttgttttattatttatttaggtaaaatattgCTTCGGTGAATgttgaaatatgcaaattgaaGAGATTCTTGTTCTCAAAATATATTGCTGAATTTAACTTGGTTACAAAAGTATTGATATGATATGACATGTAGGCGTtcgaagtttaaaattttacgaGAAAATATTGCCGCTTTTGGATACAAATGATGAAGCTAGCTTAGATTTGTCGCGGAACGCTTCAAAGATAGTGAAACAAAACAGTTTTTCACTTTTCGGCATTGGAGGCCTCTAAATTCACTTAAGTCGAAGCAAAGCATTTTCAACTATACTTGATATCAACAGCAACATCTGAAAGTCTGTCTTTTATGGCATATCACAATTCTTCTGTGTATAgtgatttgttttttattaaaaaatgtatacataacaagaaaaacgttaacttcggttgcaccgaagctaaatacccttcacaggtgcatttctgttagtaactatgtgttcagtttgtatggcagctatatgctatagtcaaccgatctgaacattttcttcggagattacattgttgtctttgaaaataatatataccaagtttcgtgaatatatcttgtcaaatgtgaaacttgtccatacaagaacttgattccgatcgttcagtttgtatggcagctatatgctatagtcaaccgatctgaaaaattttttcggagattacattgttgctttagaaaataatatataccaaatttcgtgaatatatcttgtcaaatgtgaaacttgtccatacaagaacttgattccgatcgttcagtttgtatggcagctatatgctatagtcaaccgatctgaaaaatttcttcggagattacattgttgctttagaaaataatatataccaaatttcgtgaatatatcttgtcaaatgtgaaagttgtccatacaagcatttgattaatggtccgatatcggccattccgacaaatgagcagcttcttgaagagaaaatgacgtttgccaaatttcaaaacgatatcttaaaaactgagggactagttcgtatatatacagacagacagacggacggacatggctaaatcgactcagctcgacatactgatcatttatatatatatactttatagggtctccgacgattccttctgggtgttacaaacttcgtgacaaacttaatataccctgttcagggtataataatatagACAATTGTAAAAGTAAGACAGATGTGGattgttttctttctttctctctacatacttgtataataaatttagtaaaaaaatatttcattggaatttattaaaataagacAGGTTACAGAAAGAATATACGTATCGAATTTCTTGGTGCCGCAAAAAATCGCTCATAGACCGATGACGAATCGCAGCAAAATCGATCCATTTCTGAAACGGTCGTCGTGGTCGAATTCTGTTGAATCGGCGCAAACAGTGGTTAAGCCGGAATTGATAGTCAGGAAGATGTTGCtatattttttggagattgGTAGGAAATATGTCATTATCATTTCCTAATCTTCCACCCTGAGAATATATAATtcagttaaattttaattttcaatagggTGCGTATCcacattgttattgctttttacataaaattcgCATCTGAGAATGTTAAGGCTTGACGTCCTTTACTAAAAATTTCCTTAGTTACAGCTCCGAGGCAATTATCTTTAACTTTAATAGTGTAATATTCATAACTCggtataatcgcgtaagcggtgtctgcgccaattaagaagaagaagaagaatattcaTATCatattttctttcgaaaataaGACCGAACACccattcttcaaattttttttttaggttagtaTAACTGTCACTGACATCTGTGCCAATggtaacaacaaaataattattagcgcttagtatacgcttgtcttgtctttctgaagtacataaatctTTTTGGCATCGTGGGATtatcggaaagatcagtgaaaaccattttgaaagatcattggGGCGTAAGAAAAGTAagagcacgattggtttcaaaatcactaaattttttcgaaaaaacagcATCGCGTTAACGTCGGTTGAACCATGCTTTCCGACCACCACGATGTCATAAAACATACTATTACTGGTGATATGTCTTGGGTCTAGCCTTACGATCCGGCAACAGACGATCGATCGGCCGAATGTTGTGGTAAAGCtgagccgaagtcgaaaaaaaCGTCTAAGCGtgtcaaaaattaaggttatatgataattttattcgcttatcgaggtgtggtgcactcagAATTCCTCCGACTGGCCAAATTATCAACATTGTATACTATttaagtgttatgcgtcgtttgcgtgaagTTATTTGTAAAAAGGGACGGAATAATGGGACGACAGCTCTGGGtctttgcaccacgataatgcaccgtggCATGCTGCGTTGatttttcgtgagtttttcggcAAATTTCGCACTAACAtcatgccgcaaccaccgtattcgcctgatttggtTCCATTTGACTTCTGAAGATATTAAATGCGAATCGCTACACGCATTGAAAGCTATCTTGCAAACTGACTTTATCAATTGTAAGTTTATTGAGATTTCTCTCTGAGAGGGGGGCGACATAGAGttcgaataaattaaaaattttaaaattatgaacaaagtcttactatttttgctcataATAGTATTTATAACACCGACTGCTCTGCTGAAAATTCGACATTGGCATTGTAAAAAAGAAGATAGATTTGGAAAATCagctttttgaaatttgtgcagcggaattttcaatttttttaattgtcatTCTGTAACATAAGTTCACGATGAAACGATAaccatttttggtttttttttttcaaaagtgccCAAAGAGGGAATTTTTTGTATGTGAACTAGAAGATTTTGTTGTAAATCCACGGTTGTTTCTAAATTAGTTCGctcacaataaaaattaattaattttatcaatttaattgtataaacaattttaaacaaGCGGTAACTCTTATAAGCAATTTTTCAACTGTGAAGCATTCTAAACATTCAATTATTCTATCTCAATAATTTCatctgaacattttttgaaaatagtacTTACAACATATAGCTTGTAGATTCCTTgaacataaatttttgtttaattaaaattttcggttgGCTGGCAACGGTCCAACTAATGATTTAAGTATAATCATAAGTAGTATAAGTGATGACCTAAAAATGTGAATCATTAATAATAACTCGAGCGCGttgaatgcaataaaaagtgtagcttacaaaaacaagaaatattttaacaaagtAAATTCAGTACTGTTAATGCGCCGATTTGGAAAAAAGAACGGTAATGACCTCCAGCAGAATTGGCCAACCGCTTAACGGTCTATAAAACGGCCAGCAATAATATTAGCTTTGGTGAAGACTTGTTTGCTGTCTTGTTTATGAGTAAAGAGAGACCCTGTAGAGCGTTAAATCTGTGAGCGTGTAATTGGCTGCGAAATTTATAATGTTACGATCCTTAGATTTTTTTACCACAAAGatatgtacaaggtctgtcgcaaaagaaacaggactgttaaaaaaacaacaaaaagtttatatttttcaaaagttatattttttttattcaaagtagtttccttgtgcttcgatacagcgtttagcccggtcaattagcatttcaaatgagtgtttaaggtcatttttcggaatgctcttgagaatatcggtcgtcgccttttggatagctgaaatgtcctgaaaccagtgtcctttcatgggcaaatgaagttttccaaataggtaaaaatcacaggtgccagatcaggtgagtagggtgagtgattaatggttaatatggagttttttgtcaaaaatcagtgacaagcgtcgaccgatgacacggcgcattatcgtgcaacaggcgccaggaccctgcctcacggttttgtggtcgagcacgacgaatgcgtgacaaaagacgcttcataacacaaaggtaaaacacagcattaatcgtttggccaggtgggacgaactctcggtgtacaataccctcggaatcgtaaaaacaaatcagcattgtctttatttttgacttctgaagacgaccgacttctgatcgtcacagaggtcctcacgaccttcttggaatcgcttaaaccactcatgcacattactacaaGATAGGCAGTGATCACCATagacttttttcatcatttgaaatgtttcccaagtttaaaactaaatttaatatttgctctttgcattttacgaccgatgaccaaaagctgctgtcactttttgatcgataacatcgattgtagttatccaattgtcttaaaatttttacgaaatgtcaacaagagatcaaacttttcatttcatatacccaccaataggtggcgccaccagaaacagttatatttaaaaagttctgtttcttttgcgacagaccttgtatactTAAGAAATATTCCATATTTCCGAAGAGTTGGCAGCCTTTCAACTTGTTATATTTCAAAACACCCGAATATTACAAGGAGTAGCTCACAAAAacatgaatttaaatttttaaaaattgttcgaTTTAACGCTAAAAGCGTGACGAAATTTTGTTGCGCTAcactattttgttgcagttgcctgatttttttaatacgtCTTTATTTCACTGCAAATGTTATTAGAGTCTCGAATCCACCGCCCAAAGGATTAAgcctttggttttaaaatatatttcctacagggtattaATACTTGCATAGATATTTAACCCAATGAGTTCTTGAAAATGCTTACTTAGTTGCTTAACTACATTTCAGTAAGGTGTAAAAGAAAAATCCGTAAAATTCAAGCAACTAATATGCCCTTAAACTTTTTTACCTGCCAACTGTAAACGTGTTTATGTTGTTGCTTCtgctatttattgtttttgtagtataaaaattattctcgTTGTTAGTTAATATAGTTGGTGTTACTGGCTAACCTTTTTCATTAGCTGTCTAAGCAGCTACTTGGCTGACAGTTTCCTCTTAAGACCATGCATGAGTGTTAAGATTATGGTAAATgaacaaaatgcaaaacaagatatcataaaaaaatggaattggaaattgcttacgattcactacatcatattatatataagtacatatgtatgtatgtatgtaacaaaaTATCTTTAGCTTTCGCTCttacaccttaaaatatttccctggttttgcttcttgaaagttgcaagagtataaaatgttcgattgcatccgaacttagcccttccttacttatttagTTCTACTTTGGTACGTGAAGTCGATTTTTTCGGCTTAGATTCCAGTTCTTCCATGGGGTTGATATTGGTGCATTGTGGTGGAGACTTTAGCTGCTTTGGAGCATTAAAAAGTAACCATTCTTTAACTATCATTACTGTATGTTTTGGATCcttgttttgttgaaaccaaaacaCTGGCAGAAGCTTTGTTTTCTCCATAATTGAACGTAAATTATACttcaatatattcaaataaatctcCTTGATCATGTTGCATTCAATAAATTGAATGGTGCCCACTCCAAGAGCTCCATTTCTCCATACAATTTGCGATCCTTCAGATCCCCAAATGTTGATCTTTGTCAGTGAACTTCATTTAAAGACTTATCAATCagttttttctttcctttttgaGTAGCACTGGTgtcatttaagaaaaataacatGAATTACTCTTATATCCCTAATCGTCAGCTGatacagggttgcattttctgaTTCACAGAATTAATTCTACTtagacaaataaataaaatgaaaattgcacCGCGGCCTAAGGTCTATCGTGccttaatattatataagtacctatatacataaatatatttaatataaaagtttattaatatttcagtgataatttatttaaatgaaaatagtgATAAACTCTGAAAAGAGAGGTTAATTAAATACATCTGGGTATCAAGATTACTTTCCACAGCACAAAGACGATTTATAATTTCCTCTTGTCGAAATTCCattcgccaacgcatacgtccgtAGAAATGAGTAGAGCGTTGcaggtgctctcagtaaattctgtgaagccgacgcTCTGTTAAAGTTAACGAAAGTACGGTagtccacagaaacaaaatcaggaggtttctcgatcgagataattatgggcagatggtctgatgcgagagtaagcataggtcgccaggaTGTGCTACTTATCAGACCACcactagcaatggtaatatcgggcgagctattacaggtgcccataactctggtgggggcttcgtcattcattgtgcagaatgtcgaatcgtcaatctgttccgccagctccatccccctacgatcGTTTGACAGGCAAGACAGGCAAGCCAAAGATcatggtgcgcgttaaagtcgtcTGGTACCagacggttttcaccacgaagttgcgcgcctatattcgggtgatatcctgtagggcaacatgtaactggggggatgtatatattaaatatttcgagctcgaaatcgcctgaccggatagctataccctgacattctagggtagtatccctgcggtcgatgtcttcatcgattagacgatactgcacggtgttgtgcaatatgaaggctaggctaccaccattatctcgctcgcgatctttacgtatTACGTTGAAACCGGCACAACTCAGAACTCCTGAGCGGCTGTTTAGtttggtttcttggaccgcagctatcgatacgcGTTCCCGATTCATTATATATCTCCTCGATCTTACTCTGGAATCCGTTGCAGTAAAATTGAAGAACGCGGGCttgtcgcgggtgtccgtgggtgatcctgggGGTGAGGAAGTGGCGTTTAGGTGGTGTTTGTTGCCGCTGCAGAACCCTCAAGGGCGGTTATCGCACTGGGGTGTTGGTTGGCGACGTCACTGTTGTGTTTTGCGGgggcagactcctgcagcatggGGCAACGTACGACACACTACACTCACGTGTGGTGCGCATGCCGGAACAGGCCGGGAAATGACACCAGCCGGTGCAGGAATTGCACTTAACTGATGTGACGTTCCGACGTATGACGGTCTGACACACGGAACGGACTGTTGCTGATAGGTTCTCGCACGAGGATTGGAGCGGGATGAAGATTACGGGGGTGGACAAGTCAGAGTAggagctatgttgcctgtttGAGCTCCTGGGGATCATGGAGGTCCTCTGTTGGTCACTCCccagattgcacagccgtagagagGTTAGTGTCGCAGTATTGCgtaggcaacatggggccacgtaatTCGTGGTCCACTCCCTGTGAGTCTTAAGGCAGTGCAGCAGGTCTTAAAATGACTCCATACATTGCATGTATTACActtgaccgaggtggagtttggatggaacCTTTTTGCGCAaagaggatacggagcaaccctgttccaaggcattgctccaatgacgacaaacaaaaattaacacttACGGATCCAAACTGGGTACAATCGtggaaaaaacagcccttggtcggatgaaatccgagtcaattccggtgtgTAGAACCAGCTGTGGTGGGAATTGCATAGAACCATAAGTTCCTTGAATTCGGTGCTTCATTAATGCAAAGTTTGAATACATAACACTCTATTTCTGGTTCTTTCGTTAAGTGTCCAACTCTATACTTTGAGAGTTtagaaatatctttatttagtgAGACCTTTAAAAGCATCAATTGCCTTAAATAAATCTCACATCAATTTATAAGAAGATCTTGTTCCATGCGGAATATATGGCCTTACAAAGTTGAAAGAGAACATATTGGACTGGTTCAGACCTTTAGTTCTTATTCGAGCCTGAAAAATCCGTAAAGTGATACTTCCATTTGCTCAGACAATTTTGATTGCTATGGAGGAAATTTGAACTTCACTCtcaataaccaaaaaattttctctATCATTTGCAGCATGTCAAAGAAGCTCTTCATTCTCGTTTTAACGGTTGCGCTGGTGGCAACaatatttgttaatagtgtTAGGAGCTCCGCAGTGTTGATCTCTGATAACGCCATGTCGGTAATGGTAGAGCTTTCCTCGCGGCATCCATTCTGCAAAATGCATACTGATCGGTAAGTTACTTTACTTGAAGTAATGAATCTTAATtccatacttatgtataaactATTTGCTAGTGGTGATATCCAACGTATGCTGCTGCAATCGGATCCCAGACGCATCCGACAGGTACCGCGCGAATCGGTTATGGAGCTAGAGGAAGTTTGCTTAAAATCCGGCTCGTATGGGCGCGAGTTTCGTGGAGGCTTGGGTTTTATCTATCCCGGCACGAAATGGTGTGGACCAGGTGAGTTCTGGCATTACTAACTTACATACAGATGATGTTGAACTACAATATGTACACACCGCAGGCACCACCGCTGACGATTATAATGACTTGGGTCCGCATGCCGCCGAAGATCGCTGCTGTCGCGAACACGATCACTGTCCGAATGTATTGAATGTGGGCGAGTGCCGTCGCGGCCTCTGCAATACCGGCACTTTCACGCGTTCGCATTGCGACTGTGATGCACGTTTGCGCAAATGCTTACAATCGCTCAATACAGGTAGTTGGATGGTAGTTTTTAAGTTAATagcgtaaaaattttcatactttCTCATTTACTCTGCAGAAACGGCTAACACGCTCGGCGCGATATTCTACAACGTGGTCCAGGTGACTTGCTTCCAAGAGCGCAGTCCATGCTCGGCGCACCAAAGGTTTGAAGATTTCTTTTATCGCACAAATCGCTGTGATATTACATTCCGTCAGGCGGATCTCTATGTGCCGCCCAATGCAGGCAATGTTATAGAGAAAATTCTATCACACCCCTATGGCTTGCCGCCAAAGCCTTACTCTTATCCGGGACCCGCTCACGGCAATGAATACTACGGTCGCGCGCTGCGCCCTGACAGCGTTCCGTCTGTAAGACAAAATTTCAATTCGCTCACCAAGCGTTTGGGCGTAAAAGTCGCTTCGGTGGGTTTGGCCGCAGTGAATATTTTGCGCGAGATCGTGCAGCGGCCGAGCGTACTGTGGGACACTTTCAATTCCCGCGTTAGCTCCGAACTGCCCACAGGCAATGGTAATGGCCGCTCAGCAGAGGAGCGTGGTTATTATTATGATCGTCCGAATTCAGGTTCCAGTTATTTTTACAATCAAAGAAATAATGTATCgccaaataatttttggaattattgaaGAGACACTGAAAGACTGACTTAAGTTGCGCAATTAACATTTACTTTGTTTATTTGCAGAAGTTTATGAGTTCTTCATTAAGCAGCTTTtgtaaatattcataatttctaatttctaattttatatttttagtttaagacTTCTACTTTTAGTTTCACATGAAAGCAGTATTAAAGATTTTGTGTTAACTTTATGtaaacattattatttaataaaagtttgtaACTTACTCTTTTGGTTCGTGATTTTTCTATCTTACTGGACAGTGCTCTTTTCGCGTCATCAGCGAACAGTTCTAGATATCCAGGCTTAAATAGCTGTCTCTCTCATCTAGGCTTTCGGACACTAGAACATGGAAGAGAAAGTGACAGTAAACAATTGGTAAGAAAGAAGGTGACTGTTGACGCATCTGAGGAAGGAATACTGAGATAAACACGAGAATAAATCAGTATACATTTTCACAGGCAATTGCTAGCGTTAGAAAAAGTTAAATGTCCAGATTCTGATGTACACAGCTTGTCATGAACAATAGAACTACTTACAAGTTCAAGTTTAGATTTTTTAACTGATAGCAGCTATGCCGTTGAAGAATCGGATCATACAAGATGGATTCACTTACAAAAGAAAGTCCTCCACCTGTTTCGAAGATAATAGTGAGCAAACGATGAAACACTTTTTCCCTGACTGttcaggtattttttttttgttttttaggcCATAAAGAGGGTCTAAAATGCCTTCGCACCATATAGGGATCGTCAACCTACCTGAGTGGTGTACCCACTAATACACTCCTCCCCTCCACCGTGGACTATTCCTTGCCCGGAACCTGTTTCGCATTACTTCAGGGCAAGGTTTCCAGGATGGACCCAATTGTGTGGCAGTTTCTACTCTTATTTCGTCCATGAATGCTTACTATTATGTAGTCAACAACAAGATATTTGGCTCACTTTCTATTGGCTCGAATATAAGAGTAAGGACTGTGTGGCGTCCATGAGCAGCTTTCTTGTGCTTACGAAGCGATCTCCGGTATTTGCCATAAGTCTGATAGCGACATGGTTATATTTACTGACTTTACAGCAGTGTGCTGAATTTGAGCCTACTACCATCCTACCTCTTATCCATTCTTATACCGAGTTATTTGAGGATTTTCGTCGTTTGGATAGTTTCTGGGTGAACTTGTATGTTTCCTTCCAGCTGTAAATGCTTTCTAGTGAGTTAGATCAGCTCAGTTTTTTCGCGACTAGGCTAAGGCCGTGTGATTCCAACCATATCCGTGTTGGCAGCATAACTTGTTTGAGTTTGCGTCTGGCTATTTCAGTATTTTGCACTGTTATGACGATGGCCATGTCGTCTGCATAGCCAACAAGAGAGCAATCGTCTGGCATTTTGACGTTTAAAATTCCGTAGTAGCTGGCATTCCATAGGTTTGGTCCAAGTATAGATATCTGTGCTACTCCAGACGTGATTTCCTCTCCTTGAGGCCCATTTCCGCAGACGGATTTTTGTTGATATCATTTCGTATCTGTTCCCATTTATgctttttactactttttattGCTGCTTTCAGCTCAGTTTCAGCAGCTTTATATTCTTTGTGTTCTACTGTTCtgttcatttcaattttttagcCCACCGCCTTTTAGGCAAGCAGCTCTCTCTCAGATTTCAGAGACTGAGCAATTGGAAAAGTTTGAGTTGAAATAACCGCACGATGAGGTGGGGTAGATTACAGCTGTTGtagcttttattttataacttctGGTCTTGCCTTAAGCAAAGCCAACGTTCAAAAGTCTTTTTCTCAGGAATAACCCATTAGTAaaccatatttatttacaaagatCAGAGTTTCGACGTGGTTCTcatgtacaaaatttttagaactCAATTACATAACAATTTTTACTTCCAACTTTGGTAACTTATAAATTTGAATGTTAAACACCAGAAACTTTCAGCAACTTTAATAGACTATCAGGTGAAATCTATATGAAAATTCCTTTTAAAATGATAATCCCACGTTGGCCTTTGAGTTTGTTGAAGTTGCGCTGAGCCAAGTCAAGTGAATTAATCCCCTCGTTGCGGAACGATGTGAGTCAATATTTTAG contains:
- the LOC126759188 gene encoding phospholipase A2 isoform X1 translates to MSKKLFILVLTVALVATIFVNSVRSSAVLISDNAMSVMVELSSRHPFCKMHTDRGDIQRMLLQSDPRRIRQVPRESVMELEEVCLKSGSYGREFRGGLGFIYPGTKWCGPGTTADDYNDLGPHAAEDRCCREHDHCPNVLNVGECRRGLCNTGTFTRSHCDCDARLRKCLQSLNTGPVIIKRNKILFALSGNINHPKNMYPVHQDALKTFIQSKIMKMTDIEGATEQQNNETFSNYLNLFTKII
- the LOC126759188 gene encoding acidic phospholipase A2 PA4 isoform X2, with amino-acid sequence MSKKLFILVLTVALVATIFVNSVRSSAVLISDNAMSVMVELSSRHPFCKMHTDRGDIQRMLLQSDPRRIRQVPRESVMELEEVCLKSGSYGREFRGGLGFIYPGTKWCGPGTTADDYNDLGPHAAEDRCCREHDHCPNVLNVGECRRGLCNTGTFTRSHCDCDARLRKCLQSLNTETANTLGAIFYNVVQVTCFQERSPCSAHQRAGYNKTEQDTICAQWQYQPSEKYVPSAPGRT